In Bacillus sp. SB49, a single window of DNA contains:
- a CDS encoding type 1 glutamine amidotransferase domain-containing protein, translated as MSKHILMVVTTADKMNEELDTGLWLSEFGEAYLEFVKQGYTITVATPKGGKAPVDERSLEGGETPQEILDTAVHLENTKKLEDLDHTEQYDAIFLPGGHGTMFDLPDNKKLHDIIQDLYEADKVVAAVCHGPAGLVGVKRSDGSPLVKGHTVTSFTDEEERATTLDAYMPFLLETRLRELGADFSAKENWTDHVQVSGKLITGQNPQSTISVAKKVVEQLNK; from the coding sequence ATGAGTAAACATATATTAATGGTTGTCACGACAGCGGACAAAATGAATGAGGAACTGGATACAGGCCTCTGGTTGTCCGAGTTCGGAGAAGCTTATTTAGAATTCGTTAAACAAGGTTACACTATTACAGTAGCAACTCCTAAAGGCGGCAAGGCTCCTGTAGACGAACGCAGTCTGGAAGGAGGAGAGACTCCTCAGGAGATTCTCGATACAGCTGTGCATCTTGAAAACACGAAAAAACTGGAGGACTTGGATCATACAGAACAATATGATGCCATCTTCCTACCGGGGGGACATGGTACAATGTTCGACCTTCCGGATAACAAGAAGCTGCACGACATCATTCAAGATCTATATGAAGCAGATAAAGTGGTAGCTGCTGTCTGTCACGGTCCGGCAGGTTTGGTCGGTGTAAAGCGTTCGGATGGATCTCCTCTAGTGAAAGGTCATACCGTCACATCCTTCACGGATGAAGAAGAACGCGCTACGACACTTGATGCTTATATGCCTTTTCTACTGGAAACTCGTTTACGCGAACTGGGAGCAGACTTTTCAGCCAAGGAAAATTGGACAGACCATGTACAGGTTTCCGGAAAACTGATTACCGGTCAAAACCCGCAATCTACCATCAGTGTAGCGAAGAAAGTAGTAGAACAGCTGAATAAATAA
- a CDS encoding putative quinol monooxygenase: protein MIVIQALLTAKDGKEEELFQELKKMIGPSLEEDGCKDYILHRSIDDKSVFTFYEAWKDEPALQAHIASPHYESYRQRTEDLIETRDVYRLKRI, encoded by the coding sequence ATGATTGTCATTCAAGCACTATTGACAGCAAAAGATGGAAAAGAAGAAGAACTGTTCCAAGAGCTAAAGAAAATGATCGGCCCTTCCCTGGAAGAGGATGGGTGTAAGGATTATATCCTTCATCGTTCTATAGATGATAAATCTGTGTTTACATTTTATGAAGCTTGGAAGGACGAGCCGGCTTTGCAAGCACATATCGCCTCACCTCACTATGAATCCTACCGTCAACGTACAGAAGACTTAATAGAAACAAGGGATGTATACAGACTGAAGAGGATATAG
- a CDS encoding LysR family transcriptional regulator, with protein MIDFEWYRSFISIYKQGSVSAAAKTRFLTQPAMSQHLAALESEVGEPLFLRAPRKMIPTDKGKEMYTKLVPLIEHLETATQEIQHYAKTDSRSPLLKIGSPVEYFTGRVSEKIKGTDTRLITSFGVASTLLDELIKEEVDLIFTPKKQTVPGIEYKELEVETFVIVAPPGFKEQHSSLAEIEEWVEEQAWLSYGLDLPIIRRFWREHFKRRPTIQARHIIPNLYSILKGVENGLGLSILPSYLIEESVAEGKSTVLYGELSVDNTLYAAYRMDKKGDPIIQSLLNQW; from the coding sequence GTGATTGACTTTGAGTGGTACCGGAGTTTCATCAGTATTTATAAACAAGGTTCCGTTTCGGCAGCAGCTAAAACGAGATTTCTGACACAGCCGGCTATGAGCCAGCACCTTGCCGCGCTGGAATCCGAAGTTGGAGAACCCCTTTTCCTCCGGGCTCCCAGGAAAATGATTCCTACTGATAAAGGGAAGGAAATGTACACGAAATTAGTGCCGCTGATCGAACACTTGGAGACAGCAACTCAGGAAATTCAACATTATGCAAAGACGGATTCCCGCTCCCCCCTCTTAAAAATAGGCAGTCCAGTCGAATACTTCACCGGTCGGGTTTCAGAAAAGATAAAGGGGACCGACACGCGCTTAATCACAAGCTTCGGTGTAGCCTCCACCCTTTTGGACGAGCTGATAAAGGAAGAGGTGGATCTGATCTTTACTCCTAAAAAGCAGACCGTTCCTGGTATCGAGTACAAAGAACTGGAAGTAGAAACATTTGTAATAGTCGCTCCCCCGGGTTTCAAAGAACAACATAGTTCCCTTGCGGAAATTGAAGAGTGGGTGGAGGAACAGGCCTGGTTGAGTTATGGACTGGACCTCCCTATCATTAGACGATTCTGGCGTGAGCATTTCAAGAGACGCCCAACGATCCAAGCCCGTCACATCATTCCAAACTTGTATTCTATTCTGAAAGGCGTGGAGAACGGACTCGGTTTAAGTATCCTTCCATCCTACCTGATTGAGGAATCTGTGGCCGAAGGAAAATCCACCGTCCTCTATGGTGAGCTTTCCGTTGACAACACCCTGTACGCAGCTTATCGGATGGATAAAAAAGGGGACCCTATTATTCAGTCCCTGTTGAATCAATGGTAA
- a CDS encoding VOC family protein, which produces MKFTNFQASQIRIARPTDQMDEMITFYETGLGLERVAEFHGHQGYDGIVFGLPTLAYQLEFTSHEEGSPCPAPSKDNLLVFYIEDKQEQRKAADRLTRMGYEEVPSENPYWEEKGVTIEDPDGWRVVLMNTGGLRK; this is translated from the coding sequence ATGAAATTCACCAACTTTCAAGCAAGCCAGATACGAATAGCAAGACCAACCGATCAAATGGATGAGATGATCACGTTCTATGAAACGGGTCTTGGTTTGGAACGAGTGGCGGAGTTTCATGGCCATCAGGGGTATGACGGCATCGTCTTCGGACTCCCGACGCTCGCTTATCAGCTGGAGTTCACGTCCCACGAAGAAGGAAGTCCGTGCCCTGCTCCGTCGAAGGACAACTTATTGGTTTTCTACATAGAAGATAAGCAGGAACAACGGAAGGCCGCGGATCGACTTACCCGGATGGGGTATGAAGAAGTCCCATCGGAAAATCCATATTGGGAGGAGAAAGGCGTGACAATCGAGGACCCGGATGGGTGGCGGGTCGTGCTGATGAATACGGGTGGATTGAGAAAATAG
- the chrA gene encoding chromate efflux transporter, whose translation MNSMQQKSKFQILLEILIVSTKLGLTSFGGPVAHLAYFKDEYIDRRKWLTDKTYADLIALCQFLPGPASSQVGMSIGILRGGILGGIVSFLGFTLPSVFVLVIFALLYQNFSLGDAGFIHSLKIVAAAVVLHALIGLGRKLTPDKSRIAIALAGALIMLLFPSAWVQIAIIIGAGALGYVLFQKKAESNIEPFHVAISKKFGIASLAVLAAALIFLPVLNQALQHPLLHIFDVFFRVGSLVFGGGHVVLPMIERELVPTGFLSPDEFLAGYGMAQAVPGPLFTFSSYLGTMMQGVSGAVVATVAIFLPSFLLLFGALPFLSELRRRASFQGVLMGVNASVVGILLAAFYDPVLTSSIMDGSDFALAAILFALLNVWKVPAWLIVIIGVAGGYVFQLLGF comes from the coding sequence ATGAATTCCATGCAGCAAAAGAGTAAGTTCCAGATCCTTTTGGAAATCCTGATTGTGTCGACGAAACTCGGGCTCACGTCCTTCGGCGGACCTGTCGCCCATCTTGCCTACTTCAAGGACGAGTACATCGACCGCCGAAAGTGGCTGACCGATAAGACATACGCCGATCTGATCGCGCTCTGTCAGTTCCTGCCGGGACCTGCGAGCAGTCAGGTCGGGATGTCCATCGGAATCTTGCGCGGGGGGATATTGGGAGGGATCGTCTCCTTTCTCGGATTCACCCTGCCGTCCGTGTTCGTCCTCGTTATCTTCGCACTGCTTTATCAAAACTTCTCCCTCGGAGATGCCGGCTTCATTCACAGTTTGAAAATCGTCGCCGCAGCTGTCGTCCTCCACGCACTGATCGGCCTCGGCAGGAAGCTGACTCCGGATAAAAGCCGGATCGCCATCGCCCTTGCCGGTGCATTGATCATGCTTCTGTTCCCGTCCGCCTGGGTGCAGATTGCTATTATCATCGGAGCAGGTGCCCTTGGTTATGTGTTGTTTCAAAAGAAAGCAGAATCGAATATCGAACCGTTCCATGTTGCTATTTCAAAGAAGTTCGGAATCGCCTCGCTTGCTGTGTTGGCAGCAGCTCTCATTTTCCTGCCGGTTCTGAACCAGGCGCTTCAACATCCGCTGCTGCACATCTTTGACGTGTTCTTCCGTGTCGGATCGCTCGTCTTCGGCGGCGGGCATGTCGTCCTGCCGATGATTGAAAGAGAACTCGTTCCGACAGGCTTCCTGTCTCCGGATGAATTCCTGGCCGGGTATGGAATGGCTCAGGCTGTTCCGGGACCGCTCTTCACCTTCTCCAGCTATTTGGGGACGATGATGCAGGGCGTATCGGGAGCGGTCGTCGCAACGGTCGCGATCTTCCTGCCGTCGTTCCTGCTGTTGTTCGGAGCACTGCCGTTCCTGAGTGAACTGCGTAGACGCGCTTCCTTCCAGGGCGTTTTGATGGGCGTGAACGCGAGCGTTGTCGGTATCCTGCTTGCGGCGTTCTATGATCCAGTCCTTACAAGCTCCATTATGGACGGGTCGGACTTCGCGCTCGCAGCCATCTTATTCGCTTTATTGAACGTCTGGAAAGTCCCGGCCTGGCTGATTGTCATAATCGGTGTTGCCGGCGGATATGTGTTCCAACTATTAGGGTTTTAA
- a CDS encoding PadR family transcriptional regulator — protein MDVLRKLFLGFIHIHILHHAKEEAIYGSWMLEELREHGYEISAGTLYPILHTMEKDGLLKREDVNVNGKIRKYYRSTEQGDTVLEEARAKAYELFKEIK, from the coding sequence TTGGACGTATTAAGAAAGCTGTTTCTCGGATTCATTCACATACACATCCTGCATCACGCCAAGGAAGAGGCCATTTACGGGTCGTGGATGCTGGAGGAGCTGCGCGAGCACGGGTATGAAATAAGTGCCGGTACACTCTATCCGATCCTGCACACGATGGAGAAGGACGGTCTGTTAAAACGGGAAGACGTTAATGTGAACGGCAAAATAAGAAAATACTACCGGAGTACCGAACAAGGGGACACGGTATTGGAAGAAGCCCGCGCAAAAGCGTACGAGCTGTTCAAAGAGATCAAATGA
- a CDS encoding VOC family protein — translation MNKVTPFLMFQNGDAEEAMSFYALLFEDAEIESIVHFGSDEGAPEGSVKAGVFSLKGQQFRCFDSPIEHAFHFTPSSSIFVECDSEEEIDRLYRALVEGGQALMELGNHGFSRKYGWVNDRHGVSWQLNLS, via the coding sequence GTGAATAAAGTCACCCCGTTTTTAATGTTTCAGAACGGAGATGCAGAAGAAGCGATGTCCTTTTATGCGTTGTTGTTCGAAGATGCCGAAATAGAAAGCATCGTCCATTTCGGATCGGATGAAGGGGCCCCGGAAGGAAGCGTCAAGGCCGGCGTCTTTTCTCTGAAAGGGCAGCAATTCCGCTGCTTCGACAGTCCGATTGAACATGCCTTTCACTTCACCCCGTCATCTTCCATATTTGTGGAATGTGATTCAGAGGAGGAGATCGACCGGCTGTACCGGGCGCTCGTCGAGGGCGGCCAGGCGCTGATGGAGCTTGGCAACCATGGATTCAGCAGGAAATACGGCTGGGTCAACGATCGTCACGGCGTTTCCTGGCAGTTGAATCTTTCTTAA
- a CDS encoding CPBP family intramembrane glutamic endopeptidase: MPKTLPENDALLPAAIGLFFTAILLLSCRLYLYGAGILVLLILLYTFSRRHRPVLSLFIGFLTGTALYQASSDFLFAFWDVTKEWKVIGNRSFLLFILAGSLLAIRFSGQKASFFAKAPDWRKRIVMPNHTVPLPLFLTFGLIGSVSIFLPLLFTDGAYPRSLLLYGLVFSLLNASLEEFLWRGVLLDYLQKNLSTVHAVIITSIGFGLLHVSIGIPLVFSLLFSFGGLFYAWVVLKTDSIYPAVFFHFLINMGMVLNGWIF, translated from the coding sequence ATGCCAAAAACACTTCCAGAAAACGATGCACTACTCCCGGCAGCCATTGGTCTATTCTTCACGGCCATACTGCTGTTATCCTGCCGACTCTATCTCTACGGTGCAGGAATCCTTGTACTTTTGATTCTTCTTTATACTTTTTCACGCCGGCATCGTCCGGTACTGTCCCTGTTCATTGGATTCCTGACAGGAACGGCCCTTTACCAAGCATCCAGTGACTTTCTTTTTGCTTTCTGGGACGTTACTAAGGAGTGGAAGGTCATTGGAAACCGGAGCTTCCTTCTGTTCATATTGGCCGGTTCCCTCCTGGCCATCCGCTTCTCCGGACAGAAGGCTTCGTTCTTTGCAAAAGCTCCCGACTGGAGAAAGCGGATCGTCATGCCCAACCACACGGTTCCATTGCCGCTCTTTTTGACATTCGGCCTTATCGGATCGGTGTCTATATTCCTTCCCCTGCTGTTTACCGACGGAGCTTACCCCCGTTCCCTTTTGCTTTACGGGCTGGTATTTTCCCTGTTAAACGCATCTCTGGAGGAGTTTCTCTGGCGGGGCGTTCTGCTTGATTATCTTCAAAAGAATCTCTCGACAGTTCATGCCGTGATCATCACAAGTATCGGCTTCGGGCTGCTTCACGTCTCTATCGGCATCCCGCTCGTCTTCAGCCTGCTGTTTTCCTTCGGCGGCCTCTTTTATGCCTGGGTCGTTCTGAAAACGGACAGCATCTACCCCGCCGTCTTTTTTCACTTTCTCATTAATATGGGGATGGTCCTCAACGGATGGATCTTTTAA
- a CDS encoding DinB family protein: MNEKQIFTQINMVRQATLKEMDGVTEEQADKQPGGFSNTIRWNLGHILVVQNSLVERFGGKPVETPSRYLELFAPGTKPADWQGDVPTLTELKQALEEQPKKLEQALAGQLEDEAAKAFLGLPTVGEILNFTLYHEGVHTGTIKALKATTAE, from the coding sequence ATGAACGAAAAACAGATTTTCACACAGATTAATATGGTCAGGCAGGCGACGCTGAAGGAAATGGACGGCGTTACGGAAGAGCAGGCAGACAAACAGCCGGGAGGATTCAGCAACACGATCCGCTGGAACCTCGGACACATCCTTGTCGTCCAAAATTCTCTCGTAGAACGATTCGGAGGCAAGCCGGTGGAAACACCATCCCGTTATTTGGAGCTGTTCGCACCGGGAACGAAACCGGCAGACTGGCAGGGCGACGTTCCGACGCTTACAGAATTGAAGCAGGCATTGGAGGAACAGCCGAAGAAACTGGAACAAGCCTTAGCCGGACAGTTGGAAGACGAAGCGGCGAAAGCCTTCCTGGGCCTTCCGACGGTCGGAGAGATCCTGAACTTCACGTTGTACCATGAAGGGGTACATACAGGTACGATCAAAGCACTGAAAGCAACGACTGCAGAATAA
- a CDS encoding alpha/beta hydrolase: MKPVDPQVLDLLNSIGARMKELEHPSLDRLSPGESREYYQVAREFFTALPVVGASVEETSFVNRSGNEIPVRIYTPENEGPHPALVYFHGGGWVFGDIDSADNVCRYLSSRAQVVVVSVGYRLAPEHPYPAAFHDAVDGVEWMTAEASRWHVDPERIAVGGESSGGNLAAAVSLYFKDRADIEITYQFLITPVLDYRFDTSSYQAGYAYNLTKEKMEWFFGHYLKEEEDGGEVFVSPLRALDVTGLPPLLLVTAAYDPLRDEGFSYAERLKEAGGVVRHLHYDDLVHSFINMIGRVDRAREALEEMTEVLQTVLHMDPIRI; the protein is encoded by the coding sequence ATGAAACCAGTCGATCCGCAGGTGTTGGACCTGTTGAATAGCATCGGGGCACGGATGAAAGAACTGGAACATCCGTCCCTTGATCGCCTGAGTCCGGGGGAGTCCAGAGAGTACTACCAAGTTGCTCGTGAGTTTTTTACCGCACTTCCGGTGGTCGGTGCATCGGTGGAAGAAACGTCGTTTGTAAACCGATCCGGGAACGAGATCCCTGTCCGAATTTATACACCCGAGAACGAAGGTCCCCACCCCGCCCTTGTATATTTCCATGGAGGAGGCTGGGTGTTCGGGGATATCGACAGCGCGGACAATGTGTGCCGTTATCTTTCCAGCCGGGCTCAGGTGGTGGTTGTTTCGGTCGGTTACCGTCTCGCTCCAGAGCATCCCTATCCTGCGGCCTTCCATGATGCCGTGGACGGCGTAGAATGGATGACGGCGGAGGCATCGCGATGGCATGTCGATCCGGAAAGAATTGCCGTAGGAGGTGAAAGCTCCGGTGGAAACCTCGCAGCCGCTGTTTCCCTTTACTTTAAAGACAGAGCGGATATAGAAATCACTTACCAATTTCTGATCACTCCCGTCCTCGACTACCGGTTCGACACCTCTTCTTACCAAGCCGGTTATGCGTACAATTTGACGAAGGAAAAAATGGAATGGTTTTTCGGACATTATTTGAAAGAGGAGGAAGACGGCGGGGAGGTCTTCGTCTCCCCGCTTCGGGCGTTGGATGTGACCGGTCTTCCACCGCTTTTACTCGTAACGGCAGCTTACGATCCGCTCCGGGATGAAGGTTTTTCCTATGCGGAGCGTCTGAAAGAAGCGGGAGGTGTGGTGCGTCACCTTCATTATGATGACCTCGTGCACAGCTTTATTAATATGATCGGCAGGGTCGATCGAGCGAGAGAGGCGCTTGAGGAAATGACAGAGGTTCTGCAGACCGTTCTCCACATGGACCCGATCCGTATTTGA
- a CDS encoding GNAT family N-acetyltransferase gives MKTEFRIVEEDKSRRFAFRPLEIGDADLLHTWMHQKHIAPFWKLDVSKEKLTEWVENSLKAEHKDCYIGTCNGEPVTYVIAYDIRKDPIREYYDHQEKDLGMHLLIGPRPLLNKADGLGLIRAMIYFLFDTYDAHRIIGEPDRRNRIILPILKQIGGEVLGHIDLPGKEATLIQGEKAAFEKSLADHQVVVEPMQRMTSKAGGILS, from the coding sequence ATGAAGACAGAATTCAGGATAGTAGAAGAAGATAAGAGCCGCCGTTTTGCGTTCCGACCGCTTGAAATCGGGGACGCAGACCTTTTACATACATGGATGCATCAAAAGCATATTGCACCGTTCTGGAAGCTCGACGTTTCGAAAGAGAAATTGACGGAATGGGTAGAGAATTCCCTGAAAGCAGAACATAAGGATTGCTACATCGGCACCTGCAACGGGGAGCCGGTCACGTATGTCATTGCTTATGATATCAGGAAAGATCCGATCCGTGAGTATTATGATCATCAGGAAAAGGACTTGGGAATGCATCTGCTGATCGGGCCCCGGCCGCTGTTGAACAAAGCAGACGGTCTCGGCCTGATCAGAGCGATGATTTACTTTCTTTTCGACACGTATGATGCGCATCGAATCATCGGGGAGCCGGACCGAAGAAACCGGATCATCCTGCCGATTCTGAAGCAGATCGGCGGCGAGGTGCTTGGACATATCGACCTTCCAGGGAAGGAAGCGACGCTGATTCAAGGGGAGAAAGCGGCGTTTGAAAAGTCGTTGGCCGATCATCAAGTCGTCGTGGAACCGATGCAGAGGATGACATCCAAGGCAGGGGGGATTCTATCATGA
- a CDS encoding Gfo/Idh/MocA family protein has translation MSDKKRAYIKDVVRWGIIGCGDVTEVKSGPAFQRVENSSLVAVMRRNGSKAKDYAERHGVPKWYDKAEDLIHDPEVNAVYIATPPSSHKAYTIMAAEAGKPVYVEKPMAMDTKECEEMVAACEKHDVPLFVAYYRRSLPRFLKVKELIESGAIGDVRFASIQQTQRLMKKDENGAWPWRVLPEESGAGLFYDVGSHTLDLFDYLLGPLTKVKGAADNLADSYPAEDTVNAAFSFPSGAFGTGIWNFSSYTNKDENRIVGTEGEIRFSTFDEEPVVLLTESGEESFSIEHPKHIQEPHIRSITAELLGEGSCPSTGKTALRTNVVMDDLVHAYYQ, from the coding sequence ATGTCTGATAAAAAACGTGCGTACATAAAGGATGTAGTCCGGTGGGGGATCATCGGTTGCGGCGATGTGACGGAAGTGAAAAGCGGTCCCGCGTTTCAGCGGGTGGAGAACAGCTCTCTTGTCGCGGTGATGAGACGAAACGGTTCGAAGGCGAAGGACTATGCAGAGCGCCACGGCGTGCCGAAATGGTACGACAAAGCAGAGGATTTGATTCACGACCCGGAAGTGAATGCGGTCTATATCGCGACCCCGCCCTCCTCCCATAAAGCCTATACCATCATGGCAGCAGAAGCGGGTAAACCTGTGTATGTAGAGAAGCCGATGGCGATGGATACCAAGGAATGTGAAGAAATGGTAGCCGCTTGTGAGAAGCATGATGTCCCGCTTTTTGTCGCTTACTACCGGAGGTCGCTGCCGCGGTTCTTGAAAGTGAAGGAGTTGATCGAATCCGGGGCGATCGGAGACGTCCGCTTCGCATCGATCCAGCAGACGCAGCGCCTGATGAAGAAAGACGAAAACGGAGCATGGCCTTGGCGTGTTCTGCCGGAAGAAAGCGGGGCGGGCCTGTTCTATGATGTCGGCTCCCATACGCTCGATCTCTTCGACTATCTGCTTGGACCTTTGACAAAGGTGAAAGGAGCGGCGGATAATCTCGCTGATTCCTATCCGGCGGAGGACACGGTGAATGCAGCCTTCTCCTTCCCGTCCGGTGCGTTCGGTACGGGCATATGGAACTTCTCTTCTTATACAAATAAAGATGAGAACCGCATTGTCGGTACAGAGGGAGAAATCCGTTTCTCCACGTTCGATGAGGAACCGGTCGTCCTTTTGACCGAATCCGGAGAAGAGTCCTTTTCCATCGAGCATCCGAAGCATATTCAGGAACCCCACATCCGTTCGATCACAGCGGAACTGCTTGGGGAAGGGAGCTGTCCGAGTACAGGAAAGACGGCCCTTCGTACCAACGTCGTCATGGATGACTTGGTTCATGCGTATTACCAATAA
- a CDS encoding FMN-binding negative transcriptional regulator has protein sequence MYIPKHFQMEQSAALEVIENNGFALLVSMGEREVCATHLPLQINREEEALYGHFALPNDQWKEAEGKQVMAVFQGPHCYISSDWYETNRAVPTWNYVAVHVYGRLEIVEDEKQILASLHDLVTTYEAPGSGYGLNELDPAFVKGMRKGIVPFRILIDRIEGKAKLSQNHSKDCRERVVRKLEQSGRENELAIADLMKKRLD, from the coding sequence ATGTACATACCGAAGCATTTCCAGATGGAACAGTCCGCTGCTCTTGAGGTCATCGAAAATAACGGGTTCGCCCTCCTCGTTTCTATGGGGGAAAGGGAAGTGTGTGCTACTCATCTTCCACTGCAGATTAATAGAGAAGAAGAAGCACTGTACGGCCATTTCGCCCTCCCGAACGACCAGTGGAAAGAGGCGGAGGGAAAGCAGGTGATGGCTGTATTCCAAGGGCCTCACTGTTACATATCTTCCGACTGGTACGAAACGAATCGAGCGGTTCCGACCTGGAATTACGTTGCCGTTCACGTCTACGGAAGGCTTGAAATAGTAGAAGATGAGAAGCAGATACTCGCCTCGCTTCATGATTTAGTCACTACCTACGAAGCACCGGGTAGCGGCTACGGTTTAAATGAATTAGATCCGGCATTTGTCAAAGGTATGAGGAAAGGCATTGTCCCTTTTCGAATCCTGATAGATAGAATCGAAGGAAAAGCCAAACTGAGCCAGAATCATTCGAAAGATTGCCGGGAGCGGGTCGTACGAAAGCTTGAACAGTCCGGCCGGGAAAACGAGCTCGCCATTGCGGATTTGATGAAGAAGCGGTTGGATTAA
- a CDS encoding GNAT family N-acetyltransferase gives MDIHIKACGQEQAHTLLSIGKETFYDTFAAQNTEKNMNDYLAQAYTIERMEAELAEDDSFFYCMFVDGVLAGYLKVNIGDSQSEPMGEDALEIERIYIRKAFHRQGLGRRLLTYALDLAGRWDKSEVWLGVWEKNEPALVFYERLGFRRIGEHSFYMGEDEQTDYLMAKTLKEET, from the coding sequence ATGGACATTCATATCAAAGCTTGCGGACAAGAGCAGGCGCACACTCTGCTTTCTATCGGAAAGGAAACATTCTACGACACCTTCGCCGCACAGAATACGGAGAAGAACATGAACGATTATTTGGCTCAGGCGTACACGATCGAGCGGATGGAAGCGGAACTGGCAGAGGATGATTCCTTCTTTTATTGTATGTTCGTGGATGGCGTACTCGCTGGTTACTTGAAAGTGAACATCGGAGATTCCCAGAGTGAGCCGATGGGGGAGGATGCGCTTGAAATCGAGCGGATATACATAAGGAAGGCGTTTCACAGACAGGGGCTTGGCCGCCGCCTGCTTACTTATGCGCTTGATCTGGCAGGCAGATGGGACAAGTCCGAGGTGTGGCTCGGAGTCTGGGAAAAGAACGAACCGGCACTCGTCTTTTATGAGCGGCTGGGCTTTAGAAGAATCGGGGAGCATTCCTTTTACATGGGAGAGGATGAGCAGACGGATTATCTTATGGCAAAGACGCTGAAGGAGGAGACATGA
- a CDS encoding MarR family transcriptional regulator, with amino-acid sequence MKAILREIGMIARALDSISNIEFKEYDLTKGQYLYLVRIVEHPGIIQEKVAEMIKVDRTTAARAIKKLEGNGFIEKKPDDENKKIKRLYPTKKGQAVYPHIKRENDYSEHVAFRGFTEEEKAAAFDLVERMRQNIEQDWEFVKKGNKRNY; translated from the coding sequence ATGAAAGCGATATTGAGAGAAATAGGTATGATCGCAAGGGCACTTGACTCGATCAGCAACATAGAATTCAAGGAGTATGACCTTACGAAAGGGCAGTATTTATATCTGGTCCGCATCGTGGAGCACCCCGGGATCATCCAGGAAAAGGTGGCGGAGATGATCAAAGTCGACCGCACGACTGCGGCGCGTGCGATTAAGAAACTCGAAGGGAACGGCTTTATCGAGAAAAAGCCCGATGATGAAAACAAAAAAATCAAACGGCTGTATCCGACGAAGAAGGGGCAGGCTGTCTATCCCCATATCAAACGGGAAAACGACTACTCGGAGCACGTTGCCTTCCGCGGCTTCACCGAAGAGGAGAAGGCAGCTGCTTTTGACTTGGTCGAGCGGATGAGGCAGAACATCGAACAGGATTGGGAGTTCGTAAAGAAAGGGAACAAACGGAATTATTAA
- a CDS encoding YczE/YyaS/YitT family protein, whose product MTYLLYVTGIVILALGISLTILSGLGASPFDALLVGLSESIGLTVGSWEIIIAFILIGCNALLVKQRPELFGLLTAMITGISIDTWLFLLDDFLLPIAWYSQATCFLFGLTGIGLGTALYLQSNFAAIPIDRLTLILKEWLRSSITLARSFLYLLFLILAYLFNGPIGIGTLLTVILGGVVLHYFINRVERMTRRPAGSS is encoded by the coding sequence ATGACCTACCTGCTGTATGTCACCGGGATCGTCATCCTGGCACTGGGTATTTCGCTTACCATCCTTTCCGGACTAGGCGCCTCCCCGTTCGACGCGCTGCTCGTCGGACTTTCCGAAAGCATCGGACTCACCGTCGGAAGCTGGGAAATCATCATCGCCTTCATTCTGATCGGATGCAACGCACTCCTCGTCAAGCAGCGGCCGGAGCTCTTCGGGCTTCTTACCGCAATGATTACCGGCATAAGCATCGATACTTGGCTGTTTCTACTGGATGACTTCCTGTTGCCCATTGCCTGGTACAGCCAGGCTACCTGCTTCCTGTTCGGTTTAACGGGGATCGGCTTAGGTACAGCTCTTTACCTGCAGTCGAATTTTGCAGCGATACCGATTGACCGGCTCACATTAATTTTGAAGGAATGGCTGCGTTCCAGCATTACACTTGCCCGGTCGTTCCTCTATCTCTTGTTCCTGATTCTCGCCTATCTTTTCAACGGTCCGATCGGAATCGGCACGCTGTTGACGGTCATTCTGGGAGGCGTCGTGCTTCACTACTTCATAAACCGGGTAGAGCGCATGACGCGTCGTCCAGCCGGCAGTTCCTGA